The DNA region CCGCGCTCGGGGCCGTCGTCGCTCTCGGTGCCTGGTGCCCACACCTCGATGTCGTACGTCTTCGCCGACGCGAACGTGAGGTCGCCGGTGCAGAGCGTCAGCACGCGGTACGGGAGGCCGAGCCGTTTCAGCACTTCCTCGGCCTCCTCAACCAGCGCGTCGAGGCGGTCGTAACTCTCCTCGGGTTCGACGAAGTTGACGAGTTCGACCTTATTGAACTGGTGGACGCGGACGATACCTCGGGTTTCGGTCCCGTGCTCGCCCGCCTCGCGCCGGAAGTTCGGCGTGTACGCCTGGTGCTTGAGGGGCAGGTCGTCCTTCAGCAGAATCTCGTCGGCGTACATGTTCGTCACCGGCACTTCCGCGGTGGGACAGAGCCACAGGTCGTCATCGTCGTAGTCTTCGGTCTCGCTGCCGCCGATGCGGTAGGCGTCCTCGGCGAACTTCGGCAACTGGCCGGTGCCGACCATCGACGTGCTCTTGACCGGAATCGGTGGGAACAAGTCGACGTACCCCTGTTCGCGGTGGACGTCGAGGAAGAACTGGACGAGCGCGTGCTCGAGCATCGCACCCTCGCCTTTAAGAAAGTAAAAGCCCGCCCCCGTCGTCTTCGCGGCGCGCTGCTCGTCGATGATGTCGAGTTCCTCGCCGAGTTCGTAGTGCGGCGTCACCTCATCGGGTAACTCGCGCAGGTCGTCGAAGCCCCAGCGGCGCTCCTCGACGTTGTCGCTCTCGTCGTCGCCGACGGGGACGTCCTCGTGGGGGACGTTCGGCAGTTCGAGCAGCGCCTCCTGCAGTTCGGCTTCGAGTTCGTCGGCGCGCGCTTCGACCGTCTGGAGTTCCTCCTTCAGCTCCTGCGAGCGGGCGATGGCCTCGTCGGCCTCGTCGTCTTTGCCCTCGGCTTTCAGTTGCCCGATCTTGCTCGACACCTGATTGCGCTCGTGCCGCAGGTCGTCACCCTCGCTCTTGAGCGAGCGCCACTCCTCGTCGACGGCGAGGATTCGATCGAGGTCCACGTCGTCCATCCCTCGCTGGTCGAGGGCGGTCCGGACCTCCTCGGCGTGTTCCCGGAGGTACTGTCTGCTGAGCATTTGTGCGAGATTCAGTCGGCCCCGGCAAAACCGTGTCGCATCCGTGTGCCGTCGTCTCATCGTCGGTCTCGCGTCGTCGTCTCATCGTCGCGCCCGCCGGCCATCACTACGCGCCCGTCGCCTATCACCGTCCGAACGCTTTTCTCCGCCGCGGACGCCAACGGTACATGGCAATCGGCGACGTCGCTCCAGTTCCCGGTATCGAGGACACGTACTACGTCGACACCGGCATGTACGACACCGAGGCGTACGGGTCGGTCTACCTCGTCGACGCCGACCGACCCGCGGTGATCGACACCGGCATCGGCACCCACTACGAGTACATCCTCGACGCGATGGACGAGGTGGGAATCGACCCCGAGGCGGTGGCGTACATCCTCCCGACGCACGTCCACCTCGACCACGCCGGCGGTGCGGGCTTTCTCGCCGAGGCGTGTCCGAACGCGACGGTGCTCTGTCACGACATCGGCGTCCGCCACCTCGTCGACCCCTCGCGACTCGTCGAGGGGACGAAAGCCGCCGTCGAGGACCAGTGGGAGTTCTACGCCGAACCGGAACCCGTCCCCGAAGACCGCATCGACGGGCTGGTGGGTGGCGACGAGATTGACCTCGGTGACCGAACGCTCGACGTGATTCACGCGCCGGGACACGCCCCCCATCAGGTGATGTTCCACGACCGCGCGTCGGACGCACTCTACACCGGCGACGCCGCCGGGATCTGGATACCGAGCGAGAACAAGATCCGCCAGACGTCGCCGCCGTCGCAGTTCGACCTCGAACGGTGCCTCGAAGACGTCAACGTCATCGTCGAACGCGACCCCGAGGTGCTGTGTTTCGGCCACTTCGGCCCCTGCGAGTTCAGCGAGGAACTGATGAGCGAGTACAAGCGCATCCTCGTCGAGTGGGTCGAAGCGGTCCGCCGTCGACGCGGGGTGCTCGACGACGACGAGGCGGTCATCGACCACTTCGTCGAACACACCGACATGGCCGACACCTGGGGCGAACGCAAAGCGACAGCCGAGGAGCGACTGAATGTCCGCGGCGTGCTGGGGTATCTCGACTACCGCGACGGTCAGCGCGAGTAGCACCGACAGCGCTCACGGCTGATTCTCCGCGTTAGATTCCGTTCGATCGCGTGCAACGCACGCCCCGTTGTCGTGTTCGGAACCGTACATTCTTTTAAATGTGGAAGACCGTATCTGCGTGGTATGGAATGGCGCGACGCGGAAGCGGCGTACGACAGCGAGGTCATCGGTCGAACGACGCTCCCCGTGATGTTCGAAGAGAGCGCCGAACGCAACGCCAACCGCATCGCACAGCGGTACAAGGGCGGCATCTACGACCGGTCGCTCGCGCCGGACGTGGTGCCGGCGGCGTCGGCCGACGAGTACGGCGAGGTCAGCTACGCCGAGATGCGCGACGTCGTCCGCAATCTCGCTGCCGGGTTCCGCGACCTTGGCCTCGAAACGGGCGACCGGGTCGGCATCCTCTGTCACACCCGGATGGAGTGGGCGCAGACCGACTTCGCGGTTCTCGCCGCCGGCGGCGTCGTCACCACCGTCTACACCTCGTCCTCGGAGCAGCAAGTGAGGTATCTGCTCGACGACCCCGACGCCTCTGGCGTCGTCGTCGAGAACGCCGAGTTGCTCCGGAAGGTGCTCGCCGTCGAAGACGACCTCGACCTGGAGTTCATCGTCGTCGTCGACGACCTCGCCGACGGCAGCGGGATGGGCGGAGCGCTCCGCGACCGCGACGATATCCTCACGCTCGGCGACCTCCACGACCGGGGTGCGAACCGCTTCGACGAATCCGAGTATCGGTCGTGGCTCGACGCCCGCGACCCCGACGACCTGGCGAGTCTCATCTACACCTCCGGAACGACCGGCCAACCGAAGGGCGTCCAACTCACCCACCGGAACT from Haloprofundus halobius includes:
- a CDS encoding MBL fold metallo-hydrolase, which gives rise to MAIGDVAPVPGIEDTYYVDTGMYDTEAYGSVYLVDADRPAVIDTGIGTHYEYILDAMDEVGIDPEAVAYILPTHVHLDHAGGAGFLAEACPNATVLCHDIGVRHLVDPSRLVEGTKAAVEDQWEFYAEPEPVPEDRIDGLVGGDEIDLGDRTLDVIHAPGHAPHQVMFHDRASDALYTGDAAGIWIPSENKIRQTSPPSQFDLERCLEDVNVIVERDPEVLCFGHFGPCEFSEELMSEYKRILVEWVEAVRRRRGVLDDDEAVIDHFVEHTDMADTWGERKATAEERLNVRGVLGYLDYRDGQRE
- the serS gene encoding serine--tRNA ligase codes for the protein MLSRQYLREHAEEVRTALDQRGMDDVDLDRILAVDEEWRSLKSEGDDLRHERNQVSSKIGQLKAEGKDDEADEAIARSQELKEELQTVEARADELEAELQEALLELPNVPHEDVPVGDDESDNVEERRWGFDDLRELPDEVTPHYELGEELDIIDEQRAAKTTGAGFYFLKGEGAMLEHALVQFFLDVHREQGYVDLFPPIPVKSTSMVGTGQLPKFAEDAYRIGGSETEDYDDDDLWLCPTAEVPVTNMYADEILLKDDLPLKHQAYTPNFRREAGEHGTETRGIVRVHQFNKVELVNFVEPEESYDRLDALVEEAEEVLKRLGLPYRVLTLCTGDLTFASAKTYDIEVWAPGTESDDGPERGGRWLEVSSASNFEEFQARRAGLRYRPERHESAEYLHTLNASGTAVGRVMVALLEYYQNDDGTVTVPEALRPYMGGREVIEGHEPVGESAVGAGKKD